A genomic segment from Lates calcarifer isolate ASB-BC8 linkage group LG13, TLL_Latcal_v3, whole genome shotgun sequence encodes:
- the si:ch211-102c2.8 gene encoding myosin-4 isoform X1, which translates to MTAQSAFTAAEDCSMWDMADRSHDRAERDAGDADGLLYTDLNDDSSSVFGMDPQPLILDHCDLLLDAIDAQLGQLQVHPPKRQEISRKHDCSDEAPLKWSRSLSKDTGLGSTTQTSDTPMSCLDLIHSPMMEQKSERSTGCWGDPDIHKETKKRSERRTRDKEETESRREQVMWRLERLLGDTCNEDTMTAETHPPSDSICTEDFVKRFREEMVELALPEGNMQQLDKEEEVGRISDSDTCQSEQKEQSVLNVERNVSATTGKSSKDTVAAHYSQSDKPGPRKELEKCLPNFGVNISHISEKEPQKPGDGSSSSHKTEAVTDHENLQHNNSCSLEARCLAGVPVRSFDTVSIDSDLDSVCTEQVRQHIHRLPGWRSLIQSVTGMDDDFTNQSDYDTPTQEESEPQLTSVHRSSAQNRSPPVRKAHHKKRETYRVKYFLDDNDKDTDEEVNHWSSRYRSERTSEKTQSDLEKMKERLTNIRQKCEKEEDTLRLKRTQLKDVELCLTELQQTRKHSLQELERLTAETAQMEKEKRTLETVLSDSRVERDSISCQLEKLQRQKESCVHEIKDMEDELATLSHCKQTLKDGSCMKRDSPIMSVLEREEMDRQLDSAKTDLFAEQRRSREKLESLQEILEETREELQRATEAESSLRNRCASLEKKLIQKKEQIEALEIRVSELQVELGECKIRVGTLEKMLAQKELQLLDFQEQRGALQAERDELKGELQHLQSQHYRALKEAQEQARRMMVNQQAEEEKASALKEQTLTLTRCIESMQCSIQLKEEEAKKLRKSLEQQREKAKIHEEELHIEASEKVCKAIKEERRKWETEKVEAVQVHCGILEEQNRKSLESMRSEMQREKSKALALQHKVFELKTRVQELESESCTQQRERESLLAVICKSLKEEHQAELQRLKKQMAQESERTVLRLEQAVQLAEKEADKLQVMVEKKESSHNQITAELDQQLRHWAQELGAECQHLHLLVEQSGAKQSALQLPASSTVAEALTNLRALREQLEHVISHLHQELDSQKQTTEQLKKDKVQELSIQRQQLRMERDQALDSLKQRLIQEHIEELSSLNWAHMSDGGAEGGGAAASLRKQLKAKDLELRQVQRSMAQWKEQTAARLACKFEEELTAELERKTLKTRGDRKRKSERPEGEITVGVKETQNSVCSPSLHVVDSAASHSPSDVASFKLLRYLQSRVKQLRLENQAYTWSPPPPNTVPLDLSDHSRSRQCWDSEPINNQDSVKLNKMKPYSLFSLSLSLFLCV; encoded by the exons ATGACTGCCCAGTCAGCCTTCACCGCTGCTGAGGACTGCTCAATGTGGGACATGGCGGACAGAAGTcatgacagagcagagagagatgcaggGGACGCTGATGGGCTTCTTTACACTG ATCTAAAtgatgacagcagcagtgtgtttggGATGGACCCTCAGCCTCTCATACTGGACCACTGTGACCTCCTCCTCGATGCCATCGATGCTCAGCTTGGtcagctgcag GTCCATCCCCCGAAACGTCAGGAAATTTCCAGAAAGCACGATTGCAGCGATGAGG cTCCTCTTAAGTGGAGTCGGTCTCTAAGCAAAGACACAGGCCTTGGAAGCACAACTCAAACAAGTGACACGCCTATGTCTTGTCTTGATTTGATACACAGTCCAATGATGGAGCAAAAATCAG AGAGGAGCACAGGCTGCTGGGGAGACCCTGACATTCACAAGGAAACTAAAAAGAGGTCAGAGAGAAGgacaagagacaaagaggaaactgaGTCTAGGAGGGAGCAGGTCATGTGGAGACTGGAGAGGCTGCTCGGAGACACCTGTAATGAGGATACAAtgacagcagaaacacatcCTCCTTCAGACAGTATCTGCACTGAGGACTTTGTCAAACGCTTCAGAGAGGAGATGGTGGAACTGGCACTGCCAGAGGGTAATATGCAACAGCtagacaaagaagaagaggtcGGGAGGATCTCTGACAGTGACACTTGCCAGAgtgaacaaaaagaacaaagtgTTCTTAATGTCGAAAGAAATGTATCAGCAACAACTGGGAAAAGCAGTAAAGATACAGTGGCTGCTCATTATTCCCAGTCAGACAAGCCAGGTCCACGAAAAGAACTGGAGAAATGTCTTCCCAACTTTGGAGTAAATATATCACATATTAGTGAGAAAGAACCACAGAAGCCTGGTGACGGTAGCAGCA GCTCTCACAAAACAGAGGCTGTAACCGATCATGAAAACCTacagcacaacaacagctgTTCTCTTGAGGCCAGGTGCTTGGCAG GAGTACCTGTGAGGAGTTTTGACACTGTGTCCATTGACAGCGACCTTGACTCAGTCTGCACAGAGCAAGTCAGACAGCACATTCACAGGCTGCCAG GATGGCGCTCTCTCATTCAGTCTGTCACAGGCATGGATGATGATTTTACCAACCAGAGTGACTatgacacacccacacaggaaGAAAGTGAACCTCAGCTTACATCAG TCCACAGATCCTCTGCACAAAACAGAAGTCCTCCTGTTCGTAAGGCTCAtcataaaaagagagagacttaCAG AGTTAAGTATTTTTTGGATGACAATGACAAGGACACAGATGAGGAAGTTAACCACTGGAGCAGCAGGTACAGGTCTGAGAGGACATCAGAGAAGACGCAGTCAGACTTGGAAAAGATGAAAGAGCGGCTTACAAACATCCGACAA aaatgtgagaaagaggaggacaCATTAAGGTTAAAGAGGACTCAGTTAAAAGATGTTGAGCTCTGCCTCACTGAACTTCAGCAGACAAGAAAG CATTCCTTGCAGGAATTAGAGCGACTGACTGCAGAGACAGcacagatggagaaggagaagcGGACTCTGGAGACTGTTCTGAGTGACAGCAGGGTAGAGAGGGACTCTATTAG TTGCCAGCTGGAGAAGTTGCAGAGGCAAAAAGAGTCGTGTGTCCATGAGATTAAAGACATGGAAGATGAGCTTGCAACTCTGAGtcactgtaaacagactttaaaGGATGGATCCTGCATGAAGAGG GACAGCCCCATCATGTCAGtgctggagagggaggagatggatAGACAGCTGGATAGTGCAAAAACAGATCTGTTTGCTGAACAGCGACGTTCAAGAGAGAAGCTAGAGTCCTTGCAAGAG ATATTAGAGGAGACTCGTGAGGAACTTCAGAGggccacagaggcagagagctcATTGAGGAACAGGTGTGCTTCTCTGGAGAAGAAACTGATCCAGAAAAAGGAGCAAATTGAG GCACTTGAGATTCGAGTAAGCGAGCTGCAGGTTGAACTGGGAGAATGCAAGATCAGAGTGGGCACTCTGGAGAAGATGTTGGCCCAgaaggagctgcagctgctAGATTTCCAGGAACAGCGTGGGGCCTTACAAGCAGAACGAGATGAGCTGAAGGGGGAGCTACAACACCTGCAAAGCCAGCACTACAGAGCACTGAAGGAAGCCCAGGAACAAGCCCGAAGGATGATG GTTAATCAacaggctgaggaggagaaagcaaGTGCTTTGAAAGAACAGACTCTGACTCTCACACGATGCATTGAGTCCATGCAATGCTCCATTCAG ctaaaagaagaagaagcaaagAAGCTGAGGAAATctctggagcagcagagggagaaggCAAAGATCCATGAAGAGGAGCTGCACATAGAAGCATCTGAAAAG GTGTGCAAAGCaataaaggaggagaggaggaagtgggagacagaaaaagtggAAGCTGTACAGGTGCACTGTGGGATACTGGAAGAGCAGAACAGAAAGAGCTTGGAGAGCATGAGGAGTGAGATGCAGCGAGAGAAGAGTAAAGCACTGGCTCTTCAACATAAAGTTTTCGAACTAAAAACA AGAGTGCAGGAGTTGGAGTCTGAAAGTtgcacacagcagagagagcgGGAATCTTTGCTGGCTGTTATTTGCAAATCACTGAAAGAGGAGCACCAGGCTGAGCTGCAGAGGCTGAAGAAGCAAATGGCACAG GAGAGTGAGAGGACAGTCCTGCGGCTCGAGCAGGCTGTTCAGCTGGCAGAGAAAGAGGCTGACAAGCTCCAGGTGATGGTAGAAAAAAAGGAGAGCAGCCATAACCAAATCACAGCTGAACTGGACCAGCAGCTCAGGCACTGGGCCCAGGAGCTGGGAGCAGAGTGCCAGCATCTACACCTCTTAGTGGAACAGAGTGGAGCCAAACAAAGCGCTTTGCAACTACCTGCCAG CTCCACAGTAGCCGAGGCTCTTACAAACCTGAGAGCACTAAGAGAGCAGCTGGAGCACGTGATTAGCCATCTCCACCAGGAGCTtgattcacaaaaacaaaccacagagcaGCTAAAAAAAGACAAG GTGCAAGAATTGAGCATCCAGAGGCAACAgctgaggatggagagagatCAAGCCTTGGACTCTCTAAAGCAACGTCTCATTCAG GAGCACATTGAGGAGTTGAGCAGTCTGAACTGGGCTCATATGAGtgatggaggagctgaggggGGAGGAGCGGCAGCATCTCTCCGCAAACAGCTGAAGGCTAAAGACCTGGAGCTCAGACAGGTTCAGAGGAGCATGGCTCAGTGGAAGGAGCAAACTGCAGCGCGTCTCGCATGCAAGTTTGAGGAGGAGTTGACAGCTGAACTGGAAAG gaaAACATTGAAGACTCGAGGGGACAGGAAGAGAAAGTCTGAGAGGCCTGAAGGAGAGATAACAGTTGGTGTAAAA GAAACTCAGAATTCAGtttgctctccctccctccatgtTGTGGACTCTGCTGCCTCCCACAGCCCCTCAGACGTGGCTTCATTTAAGCTGCTTCGTTACCTCCAGAGCAGAGTGAAGCAACTCCGTCTGGAAAACCAGGCCTATACCTGGAGCCCACCTCCTCCAAATACAGTCCCTTTAGATTTATCAG ATCACTCAAGGTCAAGACAGTGCTGGGATTCAGAGCCAATCAACAATCAGGACAGTGTCAagttaaacaaaatgaaaccttactctctcttctctctctctctttctctctttctgtgtgtgtga
- the si:ch211-102c2.8 gene encoding myosin-4 isoform X4: MWDMADRSHDRAERDAGDADGLLYTDLNDDSSSVFGMDPQPLILDHCDLLLDAIDAQLGQLQVHPPKRQEISRKHDCSDEAPLKWSRSLSKDTGLGSTTQTSDTPMSCLDLIHSPMMEQKSERSTGCWGDPDIHKETKKRSERRTRDKEETESRREQVMWRLERLLGDTCNEDTMTAETHPPSDSICTEDFVKRFREEMVELALPEGNMQQLDKEEEVGRISDSDTCQSEQKEQSVLNVERNVSATTGKSSKDTVAAHYSQSDKPGPRKELEKCLPNFGVNISHISEKEPQKPGDGSSSSHKTEAVTDHENLQHNNSCSLEARCLAGVPVRSFDTVSIDSDLDSVCTEQVRQHIHRLPGWRSLIQSVTGMDDDFTNQSDYDTPTQEESEPQLTSVHRSSAQNRSPPVRKAHHKKRETYRVKYFLDDNDKDTDEEVNHWSSRYRSERTSEKTQSDLEKMKERLTNIRQKCEKEEDTLRLKRTQLKDVELCLTELQQTRKHSLQELERLTAETAQMEKEKRTLETVLSDSRVERDSISCQLEKLQRQKESCVHEIKDMEDELATLSHCKQTLKDGSCMKRDSPIMSVLEREEMDRQLDSAKTDLFAEQRRSREKLESLQEILEETREELQRATEAESSLRNRCASLEKKLIQKKEQIEALEIRVSELQVELGECKIRVGTLEKMLAQKELQLLDFQEQRGALQAERDELKGELQHLQSQHYRALKEAQEQARRMMVNQQAEEEKASALKEQTLTLTRCIESMQCSIQLKEEEAKKLRKSLEQQREKAKIHEEELHIEASEKVCKAIKEERRKWETEKVEAVQVHCGILEEQNRKSLESMRSEMQREKSKALALQHKVFELKTRVQELESESCTQQRERESLLAVICKSLKEEHQAELQRLKKQMAQESERTVLRLEQAVQLAEKEADKLQVMVEKKESSHNQITAELDQQLRHWAQELGAECQHLHLLVEQSGAKQSALQLPASSTVAEALTNLRALREQLEHVISHLHQELDSQKQTTEQLKKDKVQELSIQRQQLRMERDQALDSLKQRLIQEHIEELSSLNWAHMSDGGAEGGGAAASLRKQLKAKDLELRQVQRSMAQWKEQTAARLACKFEEELTAELERCKAKLLRGRKTLKTRGDRKRKSERPEGEITVGVKETQNSVCSPSLHVVDSAASHSPSDVASFKLLRYLQSRVKQLRLENQAYTWSPPPPNTVPLDLSDHSRSRQCWDSEPINNQDSVKLNKMKPYSLFSLSLSLFLCV, translated from the exons ATGTGGGACATGGCGGACAGAAGTcatgacagagcagagagagatgcaggGGACGCTGATGGGCTTCTTTACACTG ATCTAAAtgatgacagcagcagtgtgtttggGATGGACCCTCAGCCTCTCATACTGGACCACTGTGACCTCCTCCTCGATGCCATCGATGCTCAGCTTGGtcagctgcag GTCCATCCCCCGAAACGTCAGGAAATTTCCAGAAAGCACGATTGCAGCGATGAGG cTCCTCTTAAGTGGAGTCGGTCTCTAAGCAAAGACACAGGCCTTGGAAGCACAACTCAAACAAGTGACACGCCTATGTCTTGTCTTGATTTGATACACAGTCCAATGATGGAGCAAAAATCAG AGAGGAGCACAGGCTGCTGGGGAGACCCTGACATTCACAAGGAAACTAAAAAGAGGTCAGAGAGAAGgacaagagacaaagaggaaactgaGTCTAGGAGGGAGCAGGTCATGTGGAGACTGGAGAGGCTGCTCGGAGACACCTGTAATGAGGATACAAtgacagcagaaacacatcCTCCTTCAGACAGTATCTGCACTGAGGACTTTGTCAAACGCTTCAGAGAGGAGATGGTGGAACTGGCACTGCCAGAGGGTAATATGCAACAGCtagacaaagaagaagaggtcGGGAGGATCTCTGACAGTGACACTTGCCAGAgtgaacaaaaagaacaaagtgTTCTTAATGTCGAAAGAAATGTATCAGCAACAACTGGGAAAAGCAGTAAAGATACAGTGGCTGCTCATTATTCCCAGTCAGACAAGCCAGGTCCACGAAAAGAACTGGAGAAATGTCTTCCCAACTTTGGAGTAAATATATCACATATTAGTGAGAAAGAACCACAGAAGCCTGGTGACGGTAGCAGCA GCTCTCACAAAACAGAGGCTGTAACCGATCATGAAAACCTacagcacaacaacagctgTTCTCTTGAGGCCAGGTGCTTGGCAG GAGTACCTGTGAGGAGTTTTGACACTGTGTCCATTGACAGCGACCTTGACTCAGTCTGCACAGAGCAAGTCAGACAGCACATTCACAGGCTGCCAG GATGGCGCTCTCTCATTCAGTCTGTCACAGGCATGGATGATGATTTTACCAACCAGAGTGACTatgacacacccacacaggaaGAAAGTGAACCTCAGCTTACATCAG TCCACAGATCCTCTGCACAAAACAGAAGTCCTCCTGTTCGTAAGGCTCAtcataaaaagagagagacttaCAG AGTTAAGTATTTTTTGGATGACAATGACAAGGACACAGATGAGGAAGTTAACCACTGGAGCAGCAGGTACAGGTCTGAGAGGACATCAGAGAAGACGCAGTCAGACTTGGAAAAGATGAAAGAGCGGCTTACAAACATCCGACAA aaatgtgagaaagaggaggacaCATTAAGGTTAAAGAGGACTCAGTTAAAAGATGTTGAGCTCTGCCTCACTGAACTTCAGCAGACAAGAAAG CATTCCTTGCAGGAATTAGAGCGACTGACTGCAGAGACAGcacagatggagaaggagaagcGGACTCTGGAGACTGTTCTGAGTGACAGCAGGGTAGAGAGGGACTCTATTAG TTGCCAGCTGGAGAAGTTGCAGAGGCAAAAAGAGTCGTGTGTCCATGAGATTAAAGACATGGAAGATGAGCTTGCAACTCTGAGtcactgtaaacagactttaaaGGATGGATCCTGCATGAAGAGG GACAGCCCCATCATGTCAGtgctggagagggaggagatggatAGACAGCTGGATAGTGCAAAAACAGATCTGTTTGCTGAACAGCGACGTTCAAGAGAGAAGCTAGAGTCCTTGCAAGAG ATATTAGAGGAGACTCGTGAGGAACTTCAGAGggccacagaggcagagagctcATTGAGGAACAGGTGTGCTTCTCTGGAGAAGAAACTGATCCAGAAAAAGGAGCAAATTGAG GCACTTGAGATTCGAGTAAGCGAGCTGCAGGTTGAACTGGGAGAATGCAAGATCAGAGTGGGCACTCTGGAGAAGATGTTGGCCCAgaaggagctgcagctgctAGATTTCCAGGAACAGCGTGGGGCCTTACAAGCAGAACGAGATGAGCTGAAGGGGGAGCTACAACACCTGCAAAGCCAGCACTACAGAGCACTGAAGGAAGCCCAGGAACAAGCCCGAAGGATGATG GTTAATCAacaggctgaggaggagaaagcaaGTGCTTTGAAAGAACAGACTCTGACTCTCACACGATGCATTGAGTCCATGCAATGCTCCATTCAG ctaaaagaagaagaagcaaagAAGCTGAGGAAATctctggagcagcagagggagaaggCAAAGATCCATGAAGAGGAGCTGCACATAGAAGCATCTGAAAAG GTGTGCAAAGCaataaaggaggagaggaggaagtgggagacagaaaaagtggAAGCTGTACAGGTGCACTGTGGGATACTGGAAGAGCAGAACAGAAAGAGCTTGGAGAGCATGAGGAGTGAGATGCAGCGAGAGAAGAGTAAAGCACTGGCTCTTCAACATAAAGTTTTCGAACTAAAAACA AGAGTGCAGGAGTTGGAGTCTGAAAGTtgcacacagcagagagagcgGGAATCTTTGCTGGCTGTTATTTGCAAATCACTGAAAGAGGAGCACCAGGCTGAGCTGCAGAGGCTGAAGAAGCAAATGGCACAG GAGAGTGAGAGGACAGTCCTGCGGCTCGAGCAGGCTGTTCAGCTGGCAGAGAAAGAGGCTGACAAGCTCCAGGTGATGGTAGAAAAAAAGGAGAGCAGCCATAACCAAATCACAGCTGAACTGGACCAGCAGCTCAGGCACTGGGCCCAGGAGCTGGGAGCAGAGTGCCAGCATCTACACCTCTTAGTGGAACAGAGTGGAGCCAAACAAAGCGCTTTGCAACTACCTGCCAG CTCCACAGTAGCCGAGGCTCTTACAAACCTGAGAGCACTAAGAGAGCAGCTGGAGCACGTGATTAGCCATCTCCACCAGGAGCTtgattcacaaaaacaaaccacagagcaGCTAAAAAAAGACAAG GTGCAAGAATTGAGCATCCAGAGGCAACAgctgaggatggagagagatCAAGCCTTGGACTCTCTAAAGCAACGTCTCATTCAG GAGCACATTGAGGAGTTGAGCAGTCTGAACTGGGCTCATATGAGtgatggaggagctgaggggGGAGGAGCGGCAGCATCTCTCCGCAAACAGCTGAAGGCTAAAGACCTGGAGCTCAGACAGGTTCAGAGGAGCATGGCTCAGTGGAAGGAGCAAACTGCAGCGCGTCTCGCATGCAAGTTTGAGGAGGAGTTGACAGCTGAACTGGAAAG GTGCAAGGCAAAGTTGTTAAGGGGCAG gaaAACATTGAAGACTCGAGGGGACAGGAAGAGAAAGTCTGAGAGGCCTGAAGGAGAGATAACAGTTGGTGTAAAA GAAACTCAGAATTCAGtttgctctccctccctccatgtTGTGGACTCTGCTGCCTCCCACAGCCCCTCAGACGTGGCTTCATTTAAGCTGCTTCGTTACCTCCAGAGCAGAGTGAAGCAACTCCGTCTGGAAAACCAGGCCTATACCTGGAGCCCACCTCCTCCAAATACAGTCCCTTTAGATTTATCAG ATCACTCAAGGTCAAGACAGTGCTGGGATTCAGAGCCAATCAACAATCAGGACAGTGTCAagttaaacaaaatgaaaccttactctctcttctctctctctctttctctctttctgtgtgtgtga